The proteins below are encoded in one region of Equus przewalskii isolate Varuska chromosome 1, EquPr2, whole genome shotgun sequence:
- the ZNF22 gene encoding zinc finger protein 22, whose translation MRLGKPKGGISRSSSHGKASENQRKTIRQRQKWGMTVPFISNLSRLRRSLDEKPYKCTECEKSFSQSSTLFQHQKIHTGKKSYRCADCGKSFFQSSNLIQHRRIHTGEKPYKCDECGESFKQSSNLIQHQRIHTGEKPYQCDECGRCFSQSSHLIQHQRTHTGEKPYQCSECGKCFSQSSHLRQHMKVHKEEKPRKTRGKNIRAKTHSVSSWKAGTGRKSVARLR comes from the coding sequence ATGCGATTAGGAAAACCTAAGGGTGGTATTTCTCGGAGCTCAAGCCACGGAAAAGCCTCTGAGAACCAGCGCAAAACCATCCGGCAGCGGCAGAAATGGGGAATGACTGTTCCATTTATCTCAAACTTGAGTAGACTGAGAAGAAGCCTGGATGAGAAGCCCTATAAATGTACTGAATGTGAAAAGAGTTTCAGTCAGAGCTCAACTCTTTTTCAACATCAGAAGATCCATACTGGAAAGAAATCCTATAGATGTGCTGATTGTGggaaaagtttctttcagagttctAATCTCATTCAGCATCGACGGATCCATACCGGGGAGAAGCCCTATAAGTGTGATGAGTGTGGAGAAAGCTTTAAACAGAGCTCGAATCTCATTCAGcaccagagaattcatactggagaaaagCCCTATCAGTGTGATGAGTGTGGCCGCTGTTTCAGCCAGAGTTCCCACCTTATTCAACATCAGAGAACCCACACGGGGGAGAAGCCCTACCAGTGCAGTGAATGTGGCAAGTGCTTCAGCCAGAGCTCTCATCTTAGGCAGCACATGAAGGTGCACAAAGAAGAGAAGCCTCGTAAGACCCGGGGCAAGAATATTAGGGCAAAAACGCACTCAGTATCATCTTGGAAGGCTGGTACAGGAAGGAAGTCAGTGGCTCGTCTCCGCTAG